In the genome of Paenibacillus pabuli, the window AGGCTATGAAAAGTTTCCTGCTTATGGACAGTCCAAAACAGCAACCATTCTGTTTAGCGTCGAACTGGATAGACGCGGTGCAGATCAGGGAGTGCGTGCATTCTCTGTACACCCAGGTGGCATTCTGACTCCGTTGCAACGACATATGCCGAAAGAGGAAATGGTCGCATTGGGCTGGATTGATGAGTCTGGTCAAGTTGCCAATCCAAACTTTAAAACTCCTGAGCAAGGGGCAGCAACGCAAGTATGGGCAGCGACATCTCCTCAACTAGACGGAAAGGGTGGCGTGTATTGCGAGGATTGTGACATCAGTGAGCCAGCTCCTGCGGACGGAGCCTTCTTTGGAGTCAAGGATTATGCCATCGACCCTGAGCAAGCCCGTCGTCTCTGGGAAGTTTCAGCCCAGTTGACTCAAACGCATCTGCCAACCTCTTAAGGTCTTTTTTCTGTTCACGAGGAAATAAAGAGTGATTGGTGCAGAGCATGGAGGGAACGCTAAAGCTAATGAATCTGAGGCGTCTTATTCAAGGGTTCGAAGTGATCATAGAAATCTAAAGAACCTGAGACGCGCTATATCATAAATAAAACAGCCGTTTGCACGTTTTTGTCAGCTATTTCAGGAAATAAGGTGTCCTGAAGTTCCTTACTTTCCAAAAAGAGCAATTGAAGGCGAAATAAGATGTCCTGAGTTGAGTTCCTTAGAAAATCGTTTACTCATTCGCCAGTATAAGCCAGCTTGGATTTGGAGATTTTGTAGACACAGACGTTAACCTCCATCATGGTATAGCTTACTTGCACCTTAGGAAAGTCGCCTGAATGGCGGCTTTTTTGTGTTGGAAATGCTCTTCGTGAACAACGTCCTGTGTAAAAGATGTTTTATAATTGTTTGTGATATACGCCTCCAATGGTCTGTTCTGTATAATTCGTTGTATATCTGGATTCGCTTGCGGATGATGAATAAGGAGGACAATGATGACTTTTTTTCAAAGTGGGACGCATGAAGAACTTCAAAATTTGCTCGTTCAGGCGAGAAGTGTTTGTCTAAGGGCATTAGATAATTATGAAATAGCTTGGGATTGTATACATTTCATTCAGTTGTCAGATACCATCACGTACAAAATCGATACAGCACCATCGAAAAGCTATTTGCTTCGCATTCATTCCAATCGGCTAAGCAAAGAGGCTATCCGTTCAGAACTTACTTTGCTACAATCATTGGCCACATCCGATGATCTCCATGTACCTCAAGGTGTGGCTAGTCGCGATGGCTCGTATGTTTTGTCCATGGAGGCAGAAGAGGCGGGAATGTACTTTTATGTCACGATGATGAATTGGGTAGACGGAGAGCATATGGACAACAATGAGATTAATGAACGTTGTGTATACCGTATGGGCTTTATGGCCGCAAAGCTCCATGAAGCAACAGCCCGATTTGTACCATCTGTTGGTTTTGCTCGGCCCACATGGGGCGAAGAAAGTTTTAAAGTGGATATGGCCAAGCTGGGACGTTATTACACAAGGTTTTTATCCAATCAGGCATGGAAGACGTATCAGAAAGCATCGCATAAGGTATTATCCCAACTTGCAGACTTGAGTCAGAATCCACAGCATTACGGAATCATCCATGGAGATTTACATATGGGTAACATCGTATTTAACGAAGAACAACCTAATCCAATTGATTTTGGCAGATGTGGCTACGGGTATTATCTTTACGATATAGCACACACAATAGTAGGGCTTTACCCAGCACAACGTTGGGAGTTCATCAGAGGTTATGAAAGTGTAAGGACACTTCCATCAAATTATGTTGAGGTTCTGGAAAGTTTCTTTATCATGTGCATAATTGAAAATTACAGCCACCACTCTTCCGACCCTAGAGAAGCATCAGGATTAATAGATGAGCAACCGTACGCACAAGCATGTATCAGAGAATATTTAATGAATGCTCCATTTCTTTTCAACGGGATAGAAGTGCAGGAAGTCACTTAAATGAACGTCTTGAAATCAGCTCAACTGCTTCTTATCTTGCTCGTATGGCATCACGTCTTCAGGAAGTTTCAGAATAGTTTAAGGTTTGAAAATTTAATCATTTCCAAATAAAAATGTAAAACGCATCGAATTCATGGACTCGATGCGTTTATTTTATATTGAAGTCGCAGGTTTATTTTTTTGTATAAGAACCTAATTGTTTCTGTGAAAATCGGTGAATGGAGTTTTTGTTTTTTAGCCACATATTGCCTTTAACAATTAAAACATAAACGGCTACGACAAAATAAATCGTGCTCCATAGCCAGTCTATGGGTGTTATTATATTCTGTTCATAGGCATATTTAATGTACCAGATTCCAATTGGCAAATGCAGCAATATCGCTGAACCTAATCCAGGATTATACATGCTTTTAGCTTTTATATTGGCGAAGATTCCATGCCAGATAATCTGGAAGAAGCCCATTAATATAGGCGCCAGACCCAGCCATACAACGGAAGGGAAGAATACAGGTGGCAAATAAAATACATAGGCGATAATCAGATTAATAATCATAGCTGACTGCTGATTTAACGGATATCTCTCAGGTTCTTTACTTTGGAACAGAATTTTATTAAACAAACCTGCAAAGTAACCCGGCCATCGGTATTCTTCAAATTGATGCAGAAGAATGGCAACAAAACTTAACCATAAGATGCTGTTAATGCGCGGAAGCGTTCCCCAATCCATGATGAGATAAATACATACAAGGAGTGCAATGATCAATCCCAAGTCCTGCCAGTATTTTCTTAACATGTTCAACCGAATCATCTCCATCATTTAATGAAAGTATCTTTCAAAGAGCAAGTCGATTTGTGCATCCATAGAAGCAATCTTCACAGAAGCTCCCTTTTCCAGAATAGGTCTCATAAGTGCTGGGAGAAATAGGGCCCCAAAAATTTGCGTCATCATTGTAATCAATCGTTCCGGTTCTTGTTCTCCGGTGATCTCTTTTAACGTATTTTGAACTTTGGGGAACCCCATTAAATTTAAAAATGAGCCGTACTCCTGTTGAGATGAGAAGTCTGCTGAACCCATAAGAATAATTCTGGATAACAATTCGGGATATTCACGGATGACTTGTAAATAATCCACCAAAAATTGTTTCAAACGATCTTTGGCGGGAATGGAAATTTCGTCAAGTATATCAAAGGTATGCTGAAAGCTGCTCAAAATCATTTTAATAGATTCGCTGATCAAGTTTTCTTTGGACCCGAAGTAATAATTAACAAGGGATACATTAGTGCCAGAGGCTTCGGCAATTTTTCGGATGGTGATGCCTTCAAATCCGCTTTGTTTGGTGAACTCCAGTGTGGCCTGCATAATCTTTTCTTTTGTTTCACTTTTCTTGTCTGGTTCCATAATTAAAAC includes:
- a CDS encoding phosphotransferase enzyme family protein; amino-acid sequence: MMTFFQSGTHEELQNLLVQARSVCLRALDNYEIAWDCIHFIQLSDTITYKIDTAPSKSYLLRIHSNRLSKEAIRSELTLLQSLATSDDLHVPQGVASRDGSYVLSMEAEEAGMYFYVTMMNWVDGEHMDNNEINERCVYRMGFMAAKLHEATARFVPSVGFARPTWGEESFKVDMAKLGRYYTRFLSNQAWKTYQKASHKVLSQLADLSQNPQHYGIIHGDLHMGNIVFNEEQPNPIDFGRCGYGYYLYDIAHTIVGLYPAQRWEFIRGYESVRTLPSNYVEVLESFFIMCIIENYSHHSSDPREASGLIDEQPYAQACIREYLMNAPFLFNGIEVQEVT
- a CDS encoding HXXEE domain-containing protein, with the protein product MNMLRKYWQDLGLIIALLVCIYLIMDWGTLPRINSILWLSFVAILLHQFEEYRWPGYFAGLFNKILFQSKEPERYPLNQQSAMIINLIIAYVFYLPPVFFPSVVWLGLAPILMGFFQIIWHGIFANIKAKSMYNPGLGSAILLHLPIGIWYIKYAYEQNIITPIDWLWSTIYFVVAVYVLIVKGNMWLKNKNSIHRFSQKQLGSYTKK
- a CDS encoding TetR/AcrR family transcriptional regulator, with protein sequence MMEPDKKSETKEKIMQATLEFTKQSGFEGITIRKIAEASGTNVSLVNYYFGSKENLISESIKMILSSFQHTFDILDEISIPAKDRLKQFLVDYLQVIREYPELLSRIILMGSADFSSQQEYGSFLNLMGFPKVQNTLKEITGEQEPERLITMMTQIFGALFLPALMRPILEKGASVKIASMDAQIDLLFERYFH